Part of the Ruegeria sp. TM1040 genome, GACGGCCCGCCACTTCAGACATCGGTGCAAGGAGCGGCAGTCCACCACGGTCGTCCGTCACGGTTTCATAGGCAATCGCTGTACAGCCCGACGCCAGCAGGTCATGAGTCTGTTCGGGATCTGGCGCCAGATGCAGGTAGGTGAACAGCAGTTGTCCCTCCCGCAGCATCTTGCGTTCGACCGCCTGCGGCTCTTTCACTTTGACGATCATATCGGCGTCGGCAAAAATCTCCTCGGCCGTGTCGATAATGGCCGCACCCGCCGCGAGGTAATCCTCATCGGGAAAACCTGCGCCGAGGCCTGCGCCTTTCTGGATCATCACCTGATGTCCATGTGCAATAGCCTCGCGCGCGGCGTCCGGCGTCATGCCGACGCGAAATTCTTGCGGCTTAATTTCCGTTGGGCATCCGATTCTCATTGGGTTTCCTCCGTTCCCATCTTGCCCGATCCTTACATGCATTTGTTCAAATGTGCTGCTTTTGTAGGCACAATGAAAACTCGACTTTCGAAGTTTCTTCGACTAAGTACGAATTTCACGCAAGAAAAGGTAAGTTATTTGGCTCTGGATCAGGTGGATCGTCGAATACTCGCGGTGCTACAGAAACAAGGTCGGATCTCCAACAGTGATCTGAGCGAGACCGTAAACCTCTCAGCTTCGGCCTGTCATCGGCGGGTGCAGCGGCTTGAGAGCGAGGGCTATATCCGAAACTATGTCGCGCTGCTCGATGCCCGCAAACTTGGTGTGCCGACAACGGTGTTTGTGGAGATCACGCTTCAGACCCAAGCGGATGAGGTGCTTGATGCCTTTGAAAAGGCTGTGGCGCGCATTCCCGATGTTCTGGAGTGCCATTTGATGGCGGGTACAGCTGACTATATCCTCAAAGTGGTAGCGGAAAACACCGACGACTTTGCCCGTATCCACCGCCAGCATTTGACACGCCTACCAGGCGTGGCTCAGATGCAATCTAGCTTTGCCCTGCGGACCGTGTTCAAAACGACCGCACTTCCGGTTGGCTAGGCGGGAAGGTAGGCGATTTTCGCATGTTAGGGTGAAAAATCCGCTGTTGCCCTTGTGTGCGCCTTTGATCCGGGCACAAATTGGGGTGGCTGACTATTTTTCGTCTAACCGGCTGAATTTGCACCTTCGCGCCGCCATCTGACATCAAAGGATCACATGCCAGCTATATGCATTAGCGAACCCGTATCATTCAAAGGAGACACAGTGTGAGCAGCGAACAGGACAACACATCTTTCGAGTGGTTGGAAGCCGAGCTGCAGGACACGCTGGACGAGGACTTCGAAATCGAATTCGCCGAGCCCATGCTGTCCATGGAGCTTCGCAAGATCTATCGCGCCCAGCATCCTGAAATGCTTGATCGCAAAGTCTATTTCCGTAACCTGCTGCGTCTGCAGGCAGAGCTGATCAAGGTGCAGGATTGGGTGCAGCATACCGGCGCCAAAGTCTGCATCCTTTTTGA contains:
- a CDS encoding Lrp/AsnC family transcriptional regulator, with protein sequence MALDQVDRRILAVLQKQGRISNSDLSETVNLSASACHRRVQRLESEGYIRNYVALLDARKLGVPTTVFVEITLQTQADEVLDAFEKAVARIPDVLECHLMAGTADYILKVVAENTDDFARIHRQHLTRLPGVAQMQSSFALRTVFKTTALPVG